The Brassica napus cultivar Da-Ae chromosome C7, Da-Ae, whole genome shotgun sequence genomic interval GAGGACAATGTGGCTGCAAGGGACTGAGTCACTGCATGCAAATTTGATGGCTTTCTCACTTTTGGTTGTCCCGGTTATGTTCCGGTACATTATCTGGCTGATCTTAACCGCCGAGGTCTACATTATATACCAAACATATCTGAGCTACTTATCATCTTTGAGTTTTGTTTTCGATTGTAAGAAAAGAAACCTGGTTTTGACAAGAAGTTGGATTATCGCAGTAGAACTGATCAATGAGTATAGGGTTAGAGACATCTTGTATCACAACGTTTGAGAATCTAACACCTTTAACGTAACCAGAACCTCCCTGTAGTTGTTCCAAGTAACTTAACATAAGTTTTCTTTTTCAACAAAGGCTATACTAATCCTATAAAGATTCTAAACCTGAAAGCCAATTCGGTGGAACTGAATCAACATATACCATATCAGAAGGTAGACTCCGAGCACCAACTTAACATAAGTTTGTAAGAGTATAAGATTGAAGCTTTGTTTCTTTATTACCTGATATGTTTTGATCCTGAGTCCATTAGTTGTCTCTTTCAAAAACGCTGTGTCCAACACAACCTTTGTTACAATGCCTGTTGAGTTATGATTCCCAAGACTCCCAATGCTGCGATAGTTAACTCCAAAAAGAATTATAATTTGATATGAAACAGGATGTTATCTAGATACCTGATTGATGTTACCTGATTCCATGTCCAGGTCCACAATAGATCCTCTTCATCTTTATATTAGAACTCGCATTCACAATCGAGACACAATCATCCCCTGTTTTAATCCAATCTCAGTATATTCTTAGATGGAGCTTAAGCAtgttttggttaagaaaaataatataaacctGTGCCGATTTTACAGTCTTGGAGGACAACATTGGTGGATCCAGTGATGTGGATACCATCAGTGTTGGGGCTATCTCCTGGAGATGAGACCATAACTTTGTAGACACGTACTGAAGTCGACCTTGCAATGATGAAGTTCATCTGCTGGCTGTTCTGGATCGTCAAGGCACGTACTTTCACACCAGAACTAGACTCAATAGTAAAGGCCTGCAGGGAAAACAAGAAGCTAGTTGGAACAGACTAAAAAATAAGTCATTGATAAGAACAAGAGACAATGGTTTTCTTACCGTTGGTGCACTTTTGCAAGGCTGCAAAGAAAGCAAGAAAGATGTGTAAGATTCTGATAGACTTGTTTCTTTAGAGACGTTTAAAGAAAAAGCTTAGGAGATGATACATTAGATTTGTTTTTCTTGCAAGAAGCAGCCCACCATTTGCTGCCAGAACCATCAATAACTCCATTCCCTTGGAACACAACCCCTTTGAGCTTCGAAAACTCTAGCCAAATCCTCTGGAACTTTGGGTCCCAGTTGCTTGGCTCGTCTGGTGCCACTATTGTTCCATCAATCTATAAGAAAACTTTCTGAATTGTGATCGTTGTGTATATATAACAATGGTCTCCAACCGCTAAAACTGACCTGAATGATCAATTTCCGTTCACATGGACCATTGAACTTTGTTGCATTTACTAAATAAGTCCTTCCTTGTGGTACAAGCAACACAGACTTTGGAGTACCACAGGCCTGCTTCCAGGCACTCACGAATGCCTGATTCGAGTAAAGCATTTGCACACAAACAGATTAGTTATGGCACAAAATATATAAGCAAAATGATCTCAAACGTACCTGAGTATCATCAGAAACTCCATCTCCAGCTGCACCAAATGTATCCACATTCACCAGATTCTTACCAGAACCCCGGCTTGTAAATGAAGCCAAATCAGAGAGCTTTGTATCATAATGatcatcaacatcatcatcCTCCGGTATGTCAAAGTTCTCAAGCTTCTTAAGGATGTCGAGATCGGTGTACACCATTTTCGCTGCAGCTCCATAAGCAGTTAGCGTTAACAGACCAATAAGGGAGAGAATGAAGAGCTTATCCATCATATGCATCAATCAAAACACGTCCCCTCTAATGAGATTTTTTTGTAGAGATGATTGGTTTTGagtttgaatttatataattaaatatggggtttatTTGGGATGGCTTTACTCCAAAAgtagatgaagaagaaagaggccTTGTTTTCTACTATATCTACTCTTAAAGCACAAGTCA includes:
- the LOC125589962 gene encoding probable polygalacturonase At1g80170, coding for MHMMDKLFILSLIGLLTLTAYGAAAKMVYTDLDILKKLENFDIPEDDDVDDHYDTKLSDLASFTSRGSGKNLVNVDTFGAAGDGVSDDTQAFVSAWKQACGTPKSVLLVPQGRTYLVNATKFNGPCERKLIIQIDGTIVAPDEPSNWDPKFQRIWLEFSKLKGVVFQGNGVIDGSGSKWWAASCKKNKSNPCKSAPTAFTIESSSGVKVRALTIQNSQQMNFIIARSTSVRVYKVMVSSPGDSPNTDGIHITGSTNVVLQDCKIGTGDDCVSIVNASSNIKMKRIYCGPGHGISIGSLGNHNSTGIVTKVVLDTAFLKETTNGLRIKTYQGGSGYVKGVRFSNVVIQDVSNPILIDQFYCDNPTSCQNQTSAVKISQIMYRNITGTTKSEKAIKFACSDSVPCSHIVLNNVNLEGKDGQVEAYCNSAEGFGYGVIHPSADCLYSHDDKGLDQSDKSGHVLVTEEAETGHDEL